A region of the Roseiflexus sp. RS-1 genome:
GATAGCCGCGTTGACCCAGCGCACGGGCGCACTCCAACCCCGCCGGGCCCGCGCCGACGACCAGAATCTCGGCGGTGCTGCGGCGTGGCGCAATTGTTTCGGGATGCCATCCGCGCCGCCATTCCTCACCCATCGTCGGGTTTTGCGTGCAACGGATCGGAACGCATTTGTTATCGCCGGTGACACAGATATTGCACCCGATGCACTCACGGATATCTTCGACCCGTCCTTCCCGAATCTTGCGCGGCAGGAACGGATCGGCGATTGATGGTCGCGCCGCGCCGATGAAATCCAGGATTCCGCGCCGGACGGCAGAAACCATCGACTCCGGCGACGTATATCGCCCCACACCCACCACCGGCTTGCTCGTCAATTGTTTGACAAACGCAATGTACGGCTCCTGAAACCCTTCCTTCTCAAAGCGCGACGACGCTGAGTCGTTGCTCCAGTTCGCGACGTTGACATCCCATAGATCGGGAAGTTCCGCAAGCATCGCAACGATCTCATACGCCTCGCCCTGGCTGGTCAGACCCTCATCACCAAGCAGTTCATCGACCGCCAGACGCACCGCAACCGTGCAGCGGTCGCCAACGGCATCTTTCGTATCCTCGATCAACTCGCGGAGCAGGCGCACCCGGTTTTCCAGACTTCCGCCATACGCATCGCTCCGATCATTGTACCGGCGCAGCAGGAAGTGCATCGCCAGACTCAAACCGTGCCCGGCATAGCAGTAGATAATGTCGAAACCGGCATGTCTGGCGCGCAGTGCCGCGCTGCGGTGCCAGCGACGCAGATTGCGAATGTCTTCCAGGTCCATCCGACGACACTGACCCGGTTCGAAGCCTGTGCCGCCCATCAAGCCAATCGAACGCGGACCGAGCGAGGCGGTGCGCGAGTAATAGTTCATCGCATCGTGACCATTGTGGGTCAACTCAATGCCTGCAAGCGCGCCGTGACGGTGCACTGCTTCCGCCATAAGCGCCAGTGCCGGGATGTCATCATCACTCCACAAGCGCCCCTCCAGGTACGGCGCCAGATCGCTCGAATGGTGAATCTCGACTTCCTCGGTGCACACAACACCCCAACCACCCTCGGCTTTCACGCCGCGCATAGCAGCCAGCGCACGCGGCATGCGGTACCCCATGCCATTACAGTGCGGAACCTGGTAAAATCGGTTGGGGGCAGTCACCGGACCGATGCGCACCGGTTCGAAGAGAAGAGTGTAGGGATGGGTCATATCTACTCCCGCACCACTGCCAGCGCCATCCCATCATACCCTTTGATCCCGACCATCTGAACAATCGTCGCCGTCACGCGCCGGTCGGCGGCAAGCGCCTCATTGAAGCGGCGGACTCCCTGCAAGCCCGCATCGGCGCTGGAGTCGTCCAGCACTTCGCCGTGACGGATCACATTATCAGTAATGATCAGGCTGCCGGGACGCGCCAGACGCACCGCCCAGTCAAAGTAGGTCGTCAGGTTCGTCTTATCGGCGTCGATAAAGATCAGATCGAAAGGACCCTTTCTTTCCGCAGCAAGTTGCGGCAGCACATCAAGCGCAATTCCCAGGCGCACCTCGATCCGGTCGGCAAGACCGGCGTGCGCAATATTCGCCCGTGCGACTTCAGCGTGCTTCGGGTCGGCTTCCAGCGTAATCAGTTTCCCATCGGCAGGGAG
Encoded here:
- a CDS encoding oxidoreductase, producing MTHPYTLLFEPVRIGPVTAPNRFYQVPHCNGMGYRMPRALAAMRGVKAEGGWGVVCTEEVEIHHSSDLAPYLEGRLWSDDDIPALALMAEAVHRHGALAGIELTHNGHDAMNYYSRTASLGPRSIGLMGGTGFEPGQCRRMDLEDIRNLRRWHRSAALRARHAGFDIIYCYAGHGLSLAMHFLLRRYNDRSDAYGGSLENRVRLLRELIEDTKDAVGDRCTVAVRLAVDELLGDEGLTSQGEAYEIVAMLAELPDLWDVNVANWSNDSASSRFEKEGFQEPYIAFVKQLTSKPVVGVGRYTSPESMVSAVRRGILDFIGAARPSIADPFLPRKIREGRVEDIRECIGCNICVTGDNKCVPIRCTQNPTMGEEWRRGWHPETIAPRRSTAEILVVGAGPAGLECARALGQRGYQVTLVEAQREPGGRVAREARLPGLQEWRRVIDWRLTQIARLPNVQLLPGNPMTAADVLESGYEHVIIATGAVWRRDGMGRTVHRPLPGHDLPHVYTPDDLMDGRLPSGRVVIYDDDHYYMGGVLAELLARQGRQVIVCTPAPMVSHWTQFTLEQERVERRLCGLGVVIHTRSVLSTILEGGVAVRHMITGVTIDLACDAVVIVADRLPCDELAVDLAPARADSRIRTLRVIGDAEAPHIIAQAVFAGHRAAREFDEALDNDAPPFMRERCETRGERE
- a CDS encoding O-methyltransferase; its protein translation is MHEQWIAVDEYITGLFPSDPALEMVLQATRAAGMPQINVSPVQGRLLHVLALACGARMILEIGTLAGYSAIWMARALPADGKLITLEADPKHAEVARANIAHAGLADRIEVRLGIALDVLPQLAAERKGPFDLIFIDADKTNLTTYFDWAVRLARPGSLIITDNVIRHGEVLDDSSADAGLQGVRRFNEALAADRRVTATIVQMVGIKGYDGMALAVVRE